In Janibacter cremeus, a genomic segment contains:
- a CDS encoding TadA family conjugal transfer-associated ATPase → MRWSSAIDAQVRAGRAPDGSAIADVAHSEAVRLGAGGARRRTDELQAELMGLGVLEPLVADESVTDVLVNGDGSVWVDRGAGVAPALGVEVGDAAAVRRLATRLAAMAARRLDDAQPWVDGLLPRGIRLHAVLPPLVSGGPHVSLRIPRHRGGGLDHLVDLGMATPAQAEQLREVVGQRRAHVITGGTGTGKTTLLAALLAEVPQDERLVVVEDVGEIQVDHRHVVLLQARSANTEGAGEVTMVDLVRQALRMRPDRLVVGEVRGAEVRDLLLALNTGHEGGCGTLHANRAEDVMSRLEALGALAGMNRDAVRAQVASAIDVVIHLRRVGGRRVVDSIGMLPDGAS, encoded by the coding sequence GTGAGGTGGTCGAGTGCCATCGATGCACAGGTGCGGGCGGGACGGGCGCCGGACGGCTCGGCCATCGCCGACGTGGCCCACTCCGAGGCGGTGCGGCTGGGCGCCGGGGGAGCTCGACGGCGCACCGACGAGCTGCAGGCAGAGCTGATGGGGCTGGGGGTGCTCGAGCCGTTGGTGGCCGATGAGAGCGTGACGGACGTCCTCGTCAACGGCGACGGGTCCGTGTGGGTCGACCGTGGCGCGGGTGTCGCACCGGCCTTAGGCGTCGAGGTCGGGGACGCCGCTGCCGTCCGCAGGCTCGCGACCCGACTGGCGGCGATGGCCGCACGGCGGCTGGATGATGCCCAGCCTTGGGTCGACGGGTTGCTGCCTCGTGGGATCCGCCTGCATGCCGTCCTGCCACCGCTCGTCAGCGGCGGCCCCCACGTGAGCCTGCGCATCCCACGGCACCGCGGCGGTGGGTTGGACCACTTGGTCGACCTCGGGATGGCGACCCCCGCGCAGGCCGAGCAGCTGCGCGAGGTCGTCGGCCAGCGGCGTGCCCACGTCATCACCGGAGGGACGGGCACGGGCAAGACGACACTGCTGGCCGCGCTGCTGGCAGAGGTGCCGCAGGACGAGCGACTGGTGGTCGTCGAGGACGTCGGTGAGATCCAGGTGGACCACCGGCACGTCGTGCTCCTGCAGGCGCGCTCGGCCAACACCGAGGGCGCCGGGGAGGTGACGATGGTCGATCTCGTACGCCAGGCGCTGCGGATGAGGCCGGATCGGTTGGTTGTCGGAGAGGTCCGCGGGGCCGAGGTACGCGACCTGCTCCTCGCCCTCAACACCGGACACGAAGGGGGCTGCGGCACCCTCCACGCCAACCGCGCCGAGGACGTGATGAGCCGCCTGGAAGCGCTCGGTGCCCTGGCCGGCATGAACCGTGATGCGGTACGCGCGCAGGTGGCCAGCGCCATCGACGTGGTCATCCACCTTCGCCGGGTCGGCGGTCGACGGGTCGTGGACTCCATCGGCATGCTCCCCGATGGTGCGTCGTGA
- a CDS encoding type II secretion system F family protein: MSLPVISLVLAAVLCWPGRRVATGVPVGTTRPGPSWWRARASPLDDLEGLARVADLIAMTLRSGATPVTAVEVVAREAPQPWADVLAEVHEQLSSGGPAGQVWRAHAQQRPELGALAGAWALSEALGVALAPSMTTSAQVLRAQVQARRRLDASTSGARATMRMLTLLPLAGLLAGLTFGLAPWEVYGHSPVTMVSACVGLGLTAIGWIVCRWVLSRAVAAEVHR; this comes from the coding sequence GTGAGCCTGCCCGTCATCTCCCTCGTCCTCGCCGCGGTGCTGTGCTGGCCGGGACGGCGCGTCGCCACCGGCGTTCCAGTGGGCACGACGCGGCCCGGACCGTCGTGGTGGCGAGCCCGCGCCTCCCCGCTGGACGACCTCGAGGGCCTGGCTCGGGTGGCCGACCTGATCGCGATGACGCTGCGGTCGGGGGCAACCCCGGTGACGGCCGTGGAGGTGGTGGCGCGCGAGGCCCCGCAGCCGTGGGCGGATGTGCTCGCCGAGGTGCACGAGCAGCTCTCCTCGGGCGGTCCCGCCGGCCAGGTGTGGCGCGCGCACGCGCAGCAGCGTCCGGAGCTGGGCGCGCTGGCCGGGGCGTGGGCGCTCAGCGAGGCCCTGGGCGTGGCGCTGGCGCCCTCGATGACGACGAGCGCGCAGGTGCTGCGCGCACAGGTCCAGGCGCGACGTCGTCTGGACGCCTCGACGTCCGGAGCGCGGGCCACGATGCGGATGCTCACGCTGCTCCCACTCGCCGGACTGCTCGCCGGCCTGACCTTCGGGCTCGCTCCTTGGGAGGTCTATGGCCACAGCCCGGTGACGATGGTCAGTGCGTGCGTCGGGCTGGGCCTGACCGCCATCGGCTGGATCGTCTGCCGCTGGGTGCTCTCCCGGGCCGTGGCCGCCGAGGTGCACCGGTGA
- a CDS encoding type II secretion system F family protein: MSAVVVALVLTAVVAWPSAASRCGWWSRPADLQPPPARDGVTVEDVADASVLLALALQSGRGLDQALEEVAEVAAPGAAEDLIRVAAALRWGRPMSEAWGYARDVWAPTATAFVVADAVGAPSARVLLDAATTLRETEARRLEQAGGSAAVMLVLPLGLCFLPAFIATAVIPLVAVLVGSQLS; the protein is encoded by the coding sequence GTGAGCGCAGTGGTCGTGGCCCTGGTGCTCACCGCCGTCGTGGCCTGGCCCTCAGCGGCCTCGCGGTGTGGGTGGTGGTCGCGTCCTGCGGATCTGCAGCCACCTCCTGCTCGGGACGGTGTCACTGTCGAGGACGTGGCCGACGCCAGCGTCCTGCTCGCCCTCGCCCTGCAGTCCGGGCGTGGTTTGGACCAAGCCCTCGAAGAGGTGGCGGAGGTGGCCGCACCGGGAGCGGCGGAGGACCTGATCAGGGTGGCAGCCGCCCTTCGCTGGGGTCGTCCGATGAGCGAGGCCTGGGGTTACGCCCGGGACGTCTGGGCGCCGACGGCGACGGCCTTCGTCGTCGCCGATGCCGTCGGCGCCCCCTCCGCGCGGGTCCTGCTCGATGCGGCCACGACCCTGCGTGAGACGGAGGCGCGACGACTCGAGCAGGCCGGCGGCTCGGCTGCGGTCATGCTCGTGCTCCCCTTGGGGTTGTGCTTTCTGCCGGCCTTCATCGCCACCGCAGTCATCCCGCTCGTGGCCGTGCTCGTCGGGTCCCAGTTGTCGTGA
- a CDS encoding alanine/glycine:cation symporter family protein, which yields MDTVVDAVVGINDIYWYLVIVLLVVAGLTFTIWSVVVQIRFLPEMFRAITERPSGTKDEHGISAFRAFTISAASRVGTGNVAGVAVAITLGGPGAVFWMWMLALIGGATAFVESTLAQLYKVRGSDSYVGGPAYYIRDGLRLPWLAGIFAVLITVTYGFVFNSVQANSISASVQGNIGGNETLIAWVVGIALAGITAAVIFGGVRRVSAVTEVVVPVMAVAYIAIALFVVAINIEHVPAMFALIVEHALGFREIAGAAFGAALMQGMRRGLFSNEAGMGSVPNAAATASVSHPVKQGLVQTLGVYFDTIVVCSATAFIILLSNPSFGMDQPQGIQLTQNALQGQVGTWAGPFLSVVIFFLAWSSVLGNTYYGEANIRFLSGSERALTAFRVLVVLCVIGGSLGSVALVWSLADLFMGFMATINLIAILPLAGLTMALLRDYSEQKAQGRNPVFHRKDLPQARGVSLWDDEDIEVWTKDEEPVR from the coding sequence ATGGACACCGTGGTCGATGCAGTCGTCGGGATCAACGACATCTACTGGTACCTCGTGATCGTCTTGCTCGTCGTCGCCGGGCTGACGTTCACGATCTGGTCGGTGGTGGTCCAGATCCGCTTCCTGCCGGAGATGTTCCGTGCGATCACCGAGAGGCCGTCCGGCACGAAGGACGAGCACGGTATCTCCGCCTTCCGTGCCTTCACGATCTCTGCGGCCTCCCGCGTGGGCACGGGCAACGTCGCCGGTGTCGCGGTCGCCATCACGCTCGGTGGCCCCGGCGCGGTGTTCTGGATGTGGATGCTCGCCCTCATCGGCGGCGCGACGGCCTTCGTCGAGTCCACGCTCGCCCAGCTGTACAAGGTCCGCGGCAGCGACAGCTACGTCGGCGGTCCGGCCTACTACATCCGTGACGGGCTGCGGCTGCCGTGGCTCGCCGGCATCTTCGCCGTGCTCATCACGGTCACCTACGGTTTCGTCTTCAACTCCGTACAGGCCAACTCGATCTCCGCGTCCGTCCAGGGCAACATCGGCGGCAACGAGACCCTGATCGCCTGGGTCGTGGGCATCGCCCTCGCCGGGATCACGGCTGCGGTGATCTTCGGCGGTGTCCGCCGGGTCTCCGCGGTCACCGAGGTGGTCGTGCCGGTCATGGCCGTTGCCTACATCGCCATCGCGCTGTTCGTCGTCGCGATCAACATCGAGCACGTCCCCGCGATGTTCGCCCTGATCGTCGAGCACGCCCTCGGGTTCCGCGAGATCGCCGGCGCCGCCTTCGGTGCGGCCCTGATGCAGGGCATGCGGCGTGGCCTCTTCTCCAACGAGGCCGGCATGGGCTCGGTCCCCAACGCCGCTGCGACCGCGTCCGTCTCGCACCCGGTCAAGCAGGGGCTCGTGCAGACGCTCGGCGTCTACTTCGACACGATCGTCGTCTGCTCCGCGACCGCCTTCATCATCCTGCTGAGCAACCCCTCCTTCGGGATGGACCAGCCCCAAGGCATCCAGCTGACCCAGAACGCTCTGCAGGGTCAGGTCGGGACCTGGGCCGGGCCGTTCCTGTCCGTCGTGATCTTCTTCCTCGCCTGGTCCTCGGTGCTGGGCAACACGTACTACGGGGAGGCCAACATCCGCTTCCTCAGCGGCTCCGAGCGCGCGCTGACCGCCTTCCGGGTCCTGGTCGTCCTCTGTGTCATCGGCGGGTCGCTCGGCTCGGTGGCTCTCGTGTGGAGCCTGGCCGACCTCTTCATGGGTTTCATGGCCACGATCAACCTCATCGCCATCCTGCCCCTGGCCGGCCTGACGATGGCGCTGCTGCGCGACTACAGCGAGCAGAAGGCACAAGGGCGCAACCCGGTCTTCCACCGCAAGGACCTGCCGCAGGCACGGGGGGTGTCGCTCTGGGACGACGAGGACATCGAGGTCTGGACCAAGGACGAGGAACCCGTCCGGTGA
- a CDS encoding DUF4244 domain-containing protein, producing the protein MRRSIVRWRHRARLACEAGMTTAEYAVGTLAACTFAIVLLAVVKSGSIESGLTGVIVEALGIR; encoded by the coding sequence ATGAGGAGAAGCATCGTGCGATGGCGTCACCGGGCACGACTGGCCTGCGAGGCCGGCATGACCACTGCCGAGTACGCGGTGGGCACGCTGGCGGCCTGCACCTTCGCGATCGTCCTGCTGGCGGTCGTGAAGTCGGGTTCGATCGAGTCGGGACTGACCGGTGTCATCGTCGAGGCGCTCGGTATCCGGTAG
- a CDS encoding TadE family type IV pilus minor pilin, producing MVTAELALTFPAVIVVLVICLSALAWGVDQVRCVDAARVAVREVARGESTVRAVRDAQQTAPESATIEVSRAGADVSVAVAAPAPVGLAWIGQGTRCSSTARMESLDRAP from the coding sequence ATGGTGACGGCGGAGCTCGCCCTCACCTTCCCCGCGGTCATCGTGGTCCTCGTGATCTGCTTGTCGGCCCTCGCCTGGGGTGTCGACCAGGTGCGGTGCGTCGATGCGGCGAGGGTCGCCGTGCGCGAGGTGGCCAGGGGTGAGTCGACGGTGCGTGCCGTGCGGGACGCGCAGCAGACGGCCCCGGAGTCGGCGACCATCGAGGTGTCCCGTGCGGGTGCCGATGTGAGCGTCGCCGTGGCGGCACCCGCGCCGGTCGGGTTGGCCTGGATCGGGCAGGGCACGCGCTGCTCCTCCACGGCGCGGATGGAGTCGCTCGATCGTGCACCCTGA
- a CDS encoding Rv3654c family TadE-like protein, producing the protein MGRRVRRCRDESGSATVLALGVIVAVLTVTIGGLAVLGVLRAAHVARSSADLAALAAAGDFQQHADPVRACARARRVARGQAARLVGCSVDVGGIASVTTSVPISHRLAGVGPEVAEGQALAGPG; encoded by the coding sequence GTGGGCCGACGAGTCCGCCGATGTCGGGACGAGTCCGGGTCCGCCACCGTCCTGGCCCTGGGCGTGATCGTCGCCGTGCTCACGGTGACGATCGGCGGGCTGGCGGTCCTCGGCGTGCTCCGCGCCGCGCACGTGGCTCGCTCGTCCGCAGACCTGGCGGCGCTCGCCGCGGCCGGAGACTTCCAGCAGCACGCCGACCCGGTCAGGGCCTGTGCCCGGGCCCGCAGGGTCGCCCGTGGTCAGGCCGCGCGGCTCGTCGGATGCTCGGTCGACGTCGGGGGAATCGCGAGCGTGACCACGTCGGTACCGATCTCCCACCGGCTGGCCGGAGTAGGTCCGGAGGTCGCCGAGGGGCAGGCCCTCGCGGGGCCGGGGTGA
- a CDS encoding DEAD/DEAH box helicase, with product MSTPRPEADELLDLLTDGREGRLRHVERIPARPAIDVELPDWVAPPLRQSLAGAGIDRLWSHQASAAQAARDGQHVALSTGTASGKSLGYLLPSLTSVLEGRSAANGRGATALYLSPTKALAADQLARLQSWAVPGIRAATYDGDTPTDERRWIRDHADIILTNPDLVHHSLLPGHRSWAHVLRRLRYVVIDECHVYRGIFGSHVALLLRRLRRVARRYGADPTFVLASATVGDPGGHASRLIGDEVLAVTQDGSPRGALTFGLWQPPEDDEGARRSPTTEAAELMAQLVGRDVQTLAFARSRAGVEALASSASRQVSMADEGRIAAYRGGYLPEERRVIERRLRERELLGLAATNALELGIDIAGLDVVLMAGWPGRLASVWQQAGRAGRDGQDALAVLLAADDPLDSWVVDHPEAVFDAPVEASVLDPLNLRVLVPHVACAAAEAPVTLADEQWFGEPLEAVLAMLVERGILRSRPGGWFWTRPDRPGEHVSLRGIGDVVSIVEARSGRVVGTIDEAAAHAQVHTGAVHVHQGRTWVVTDLDLEGATATVVRGDPGWTTQSQSVSAFDIVAEESGVDLGPVRVSFGRVDVRRQVTGFLRRLPGGEVIGTHPLDLPERTLSTRAVWWTMTPQSLADVGVAEPDVPGAAHAAEHAAIGMLPLLAPCDRWDIGGVSTDCHPDTGLPTIMVYDGHPGGAGFAARAHERIEQWLTMTRETIAGCGCERAGCPACVVSPKCGNGNEPLDARAAVALLDLVIGALRPTVDEDAHPGTTTRPAERTS from the coding sequence ATGTCCACCCCCCGCCCAGAGGCCGACGAGCTGCTCGACCTGCTGACCGACGGGCGCGAAGGGCGGCTGCGGCACGTCGAGCGCATCCCGGCCCGACCGGCCATCGATGTGGAGCTGCCCGACTGGGTCGCACCACCCCTTCGACAGTCGTTGGCGGGCGCCGGCATCGACCGGCTGTGGTCGCACCAGGCGAGCGCGGCGCAGGCGGCCCGGGACGGACAGCACGTCGCCCTCTCGACGGGCACGGCCTCGGGCAAGTCGCTCGGCTACCTCCTCCCTTCGCTCACCTCGGTACTCGAGGGCCGGTCCGCGGCCAACGGCAGGGGGGCGACCGCCCTCTACCTCTCCCCCACCAAAGCGCTGGCCGCCGACCAGCTCGCCCGGCTGCAGTCCTGGGCGGTGCCCGGGATCCGCGCGGCGACGTACGACGGGGACACCCCCACCGACGAGCGCCGCTGGATCCGCGACCACGCCGACATCATCCTCACCAACCCCGACCTGGTGCACCACTCGCTGCTGCCGGGGCACCGCAGCTGGGCCCACGTCCTGCGGCGGCTGCGCTACGTCGTCATCGACGAGTGCCACGTCTATCGGGGGATCTTCGGCTCGCACGTCGCGCTGCTGTTGCGCCGGCTGCGGCGGGTGGCGCGACGCTACGGCGCGGACCCGACCTTCGTCCTGGCCTCGGCGACCGTGGGCGACCCCGGCGGGCACGCCTCCCGGCTCATCGGTGACGAGGTGCTCGCCGTGACGCAGGACGGGTCCCCCCGGGGAGCGCTGACCTTCGGCCTGTGGCAGCCACCGGAGGACGACGAGGGCGCCCGCCGCTCCCCCACCACCGAGGCCGCCGAGCTCATGGCGCAGCTGGTCGGCCGGGACGTGCAGACACTCGCCTTCGCCCGGTCGCGGGCCGGCGTGGAGGCGCTGGCCTCGTCGGCGTCACGCCAGGTCAGCATGGCCGACGAAGGGAGGATCGCGGCCTACCGCGGCGGGTACCTCCCCGAGGAGAGACGGGTCATCGAGCGTCGACTGCGCGAGCGGGAGCTGCTCGGCCTCGCAGCGACCAACGCGCTCGAGCTGGGCATCGACATCGCCGGGCTCGACGTCGTCCTCATGGCCGGGTGGCCGGGACGACTCGCCTCCGTGTGGCAGCAGGCGGGGCGCGCCGGGCGCGACGGACAGGACGCCCTCGCCGTGCTGCTGGCCGCCGACGACCCCCTCGACTCCTGGGTCGTCGACCACCCGGAGGCGGTCTTCGACGCACCGGTCGAGGCGAGCGTCCTCGACCCGCTGAACCTGCGCGTCCTCGTGCCGCACGTGGCCTGCGCCGCCGCCGAGGCGCCGGTGACGCTCGCCGACGAGCAGTGGTTCGGCGAGCCCCTCGAGGCCGTGCTGGCGATGCTCGTGGAGCGCGGCATCCTGCGATCCCGGCCGGGCGGGTGGTTCTGGACGCGACCGGACCGGCCGGGTGAGCACGTCTCCCTGCGCGGTATCGGCGATGTCGTGAGCATCGTCGAAGCCAGGTCCGGCCGGGTCGTCGGGACCATCGACGAGGCCGCGGCGCACGCCCAGGTGCACACCGGCGCGGTCCACGTGCACCAGGGCCGGACGTGGGTGGTCACCGACCTCGACCTCGAGGGGGCGACCGCGACCGTGGTGCGCGGTGACCCCGGCTGGACGACTCAGTCGCAGTCGGTGTCGGCCTTCGACATCGTCGCCGAGGAGAGCGGCGTCGATCTGGGCCCGGTGCGGGTCAGCTTCGGCAGGGTCGACGTGCGGCGGCAGGTGACCGGCTTCCTGCGGCGGTTGCCCGGTGGCGAGGTCATCGGGACCCACCCGCTGGACCTGCCCGAGCGCACCCTGTCGACCCGGGCGGTGTGGTGGACGATGACGCCGCAGTCGTTGGCCGACGTCGGGGTCGCCGAGCCCGACGTCCCGGGTGCGGCGCATGCGGCGGAGCACGCCGCCATCGGGATGCTGCCGTTGCTCGCGCCCTGCGACCGGTGGGACATCGGTGGGGTGTCCACCGACTGCCACCCGGACACCGGGCTGCCGACGATCATGGTCTACGACGGCCACCCCGGGGGTGCCGGCTTCGCGGCGCGGGCCCACGAGCGGATCGAGCAGTGGCTGACGATGACCCGCGAGACGATCGCGGGCTGCGGGTGCGAGCGCGCCGGCTGTCCCGCCTGCGTCGTCTCCCCGAAGTGCGGCAACGGCAACGAGCCCCTGGACGCGCGCGCAGCGGTGGCGCTCCTTGACCTCGTGATCGGCGCCCTGCGCCCTACAGTTGACGAGGACGCCCACCCGGGCACCACCACCCGACCAGCGGAAAGGACCTCGTGA
- a CDS encoding anti-sigma factor antagonist: protein MSISVTTSEAGEVHIVHVAGEIDVTSAAVLRDALEALIADGRRRLTLDLTDVTFLDSTGLGIVVGRLKRLARHGGTMTVAVSHARVMRVFTITGLDRLLEIRSDLDSAVCAAQAPVS, encoded by the coding sequence GTGTCCATCTCCGTCACGACCAGCGAAGCCGGGGAGGTGCACATCGTCCATGTTGCCGGTGAGATCGATGTGACCTCCGCCGCCGTGCTGCGCGACGCCCTGGAGGCTCTCATCGCCGACGGACGTCGTCGGCTGACCCTCGACCTGACCGACGTCACCTTCCTCGACTCCACCGGGCTGGGGATCGTCGTCGGACGCCTGAAGCGGCTGGCGCGCCACGGCGGGACCATGACCGTCGCCGTATCGCACGCCCGGGTGATGCGCGTCTTCACCATCACGGGGCTCGACCGGCTTCTGGAGATCCGGTCCGACCTGGACTCCGCCGTATGCGCGGCGCAGGCGCCCGTGTCCTGA
- a CDS encoding sodium-translocating pyrophosphatase yields the protein MAGTQVSLTAASSLDLDGANLTLISGVAVIGLIALVLGVVLRRQVIAAGAGTERMQEIAGAIEEGAHAYLRRQFRTLVIFVVLVFILLLFLPADSAGVRWGRSGFFVLGAVFSAAIGYLGMSLAVKANVRVAEAARTTGRDDGVRIAFRTGGTVGMFTVGLGLLGVAIVVLAYHGDAPRVLEGFGFGAALLAMFMRVGGGIFTKAADVGADLVGKVEAGIPEDDPRNAATIADNVGDNVGDCAGMAADLFESYAVMLVAALILGSAAFGAYGLVFPLLIPAIGAVTAMIGIFITRARADESALDAINRGFYISAVISAVLCTAAAYLYLPGSYAQLGTSDQDIDALIGDPRRAALLAVILGIVLAAVILRMTGHYTGTDKRPTEDVARTTETGAATFILSGISLGLESAVYKVTTIAVVIYLAFLLGGSSVTLGLFFIALAGCGLLTTVGVIVAMDTFGPVSDNAQGIAEMSGDVDEEAAQILTELDAVGNTTKAITKGIAIATAVLAATALFGSYTDAWTSTVQTIEEGAVSQDRISGFEQMVNTQIVTPSVLVGLLLGAAVVFLFSGLAINAVTVAAGSIVHEVRRQFRDQPGIMAGTEKPDYASVVDICTRDSLTKLATPGLLAALTPVVVGFGLGIGALAGFLAGAIACGALMAVFLANSGGAWDNAKKIVEDGRHGGKGSPAHEAAVIGDTVGDPFKDTAGPAINPLIKVMNLVAVLIAPAIVTLYLGDSGSQMIRWTIALVALLVLVIALVVAKRDDVAISDTQEEPVGERA from the coding sequence ATGGCCGGTACGCAGGTGTCCCTGACCGCAGCGTCGTCGCTCGATCTCGACGGTGCCAACCTGACCCTGATCAGCGGTGTCGCAGTCATCGGGCTGATCGCCCTCGTCCTGGGTGTCGTCCTGCGGCGCCAGGTGATCGCGGCGGGAGCCGGCACCGAGCGCATGCAGGAGATCGCCGGTGCGATCGAGGAGGGAGCCCACGCCTACCTGCGACGGCAGTTCAGGACGCTCGTGATCTTCGTCGTCCTCGTCTTCATCCTGCTGCTCTTCCTCCCCGCCGACTCGGCGGGCGTGCGCTGGGGCCGCTCGGGCTTCTTCGTCCTCGGCGCCGTGTTCTCCGCGGCCATCGGGTACCTGGGCATGAGTCTGGCGGTCAAGGCCAACGTCCGCGTCGCCGAGGCGGCCCGCACGACGGGCCGTGACGACGGCGTCCGGATCGCTTTCCGCACCGGTGGCACGGTCGGGATGTTCACCGTCGGACTCGGCCTGCTCGGCGTTGCGATCGTCGTCCTCGCCTACCACGGTGACGCGCCCCGCGTTCTCGAGGGCTTCGGCTTCGGTGCCGCGCTGCTCGCGATGTTCATGCGTGTCGGCGGCGGGATCTTCACCAAGGCCGCCGACGTCGGCGCCGACCTCGTCGGCAAGGTCGAGGCCGGCATCCCCGAGGACGACCCGCGCAACGCCGCGACGATCGCCGACAACGTCGGGGACAACGTCGGCGACTGCGCCGGCATGGCCGCCGACCTCTTCGAGTCCTACGCCGTCATGCTCGTCGCCGCGCTGATCCTCGGCTCGGCGGCCTTCGGTGCCTACGGCCTGGTCTTCCCGCTGCTCATCCCGGCCATCGGCGCCGTGACCGCCATGATCGGCATCTTCATCACCCGGGCGCGGGCCGACGAGTCGGCCCTGGACGCGATCAACCGCGGCTTCTACATCTCGGCGGTCATCTCCGCCGTGCTCTGCACCGCTGCCGCCTACCTCTACCTCCCGGGCAGCTACGCGCAGCTGGGCACGTCCGACCAGGACATCGACGCCCTCATCGGTGATCCCCGCCGGGCCGCGCTCCTGGCCGTCATCCTCGGCATCGTCCTGGCCGCCGTCATCCTGCGCATGACCGGTCACTACACCGGCACCGACAAGCGCCCGACCGAGGACGTCGCCCGCACGACCGAGACCGGCGCGGCGACCTTCATCCTCTCCGGCATCAGCCTTGGCCTGGAGTCCGCGGTCTACAAGGTGACCACGATCGCCGTCGTCATCTACCTGGCCTTCCTGCTCGGTGGCTCCTCGGTGACCCTCGGGCTGTTCTTCATCGCCCTCGCCGGTTGTGGCCTGCTGACCACGGTCGGGGTCATCGTCGCGATGGACACCTTCGGCCCGGTCTCCGACAACGCCCAGGGCATCGCCGAGATGTCCGGCGATGTCGACGAGGAGGCCGCGCAGATCCTCACCGAGCTCGACGCCGTCGGCAACACGACCAAGGCGATCACCAAGGGCATCGCCATCGCGACTGCGGTCCTCGCGGCCACGGCGCTCTTCGGCAGCTACACCGACGCCTGGACCTCCACCGTCCAGACGATCGAGGAGGGCGCGGTCTCGCAGGACCGGATCTCCGGCTTCGAGCAGATGGTCAACACGCAGATCGTCACCCCGAGCGTCCTCGTCGGCCTGCTCCTCGGCGCCGCGGTCGTCTTCCTCTTCTCCGGGCTCGCGATCAACGCGGTGACCGTCGCGGCGGGCTCGATCGTCCACGAGGTGCGTCGCCAGTTCCGCGACCAACCCGGGATCATGGCCGGCACCGAGAAGCCGGACTACGCCAGCGTCGTCGACATCTGCACCCGCGACTCGTTGACCAAGCTGGCGACTCCCGGTCTGCTCGCGGCACTGACCCCCGTCGTCGTCGGGTTCGGCCTGGGCATCGGCGCCCTCGCCGGGTTCCTCGCCGGCGCGATCGCCTGTGGCGCCCTCATGGCCGTCTTCCTCGCCAACTCCGGTGGTGCCTGGGACAACGCGAAGAAGATCGTCGAGGACGGGCGCCACGGCGGCAAGGGTTCGCCGGCGCACGAGGCGGCAGTCATCGGCGACACGGTCGGCGACCCCTTCAAGGACACCGCCGGACCGGCGATCAACCCGCTGATCAAGGTGATGAACCTCGTTGCCGTGCTCATCGCACCGGCCATCGTCACCCTCTACCTCGGTGACTCGGGCTCACAGATGATCCGGTGGACGATCGCCCTGGTCGCGCTCCTCGTCCTGGTCATCGCCCTCGTGGTCGCCAAGCGTGATGATGTCGCGATCTCCGACACGCAGGAGGAGCCTGTGGGCGAGCGGGCCTAG